The proteins below come from a single Nocardiopsis gilva YIM 90087 genomic window:
- the ruvX gene encoding Holliday junction resolvase RuvX has protein sequence MRHGVRLAVDPGNARIGVASSDPSGLLATPVETIPRGSGDLDRIALLVLEYEAREVIVGYPASLSGQAGPAARGARQFAQALAAKLAPIPVRLVDERLTTVTAQGQLRSGASYGKRGAKGGKARRSVIDQAAATVLLQSALDMERQTGRPPGEVIGEPA, from the coding sequence TTGAGGCACGGCGTACGTCTCGCGGTGGACCCCGGCAACGCGCGCATCGGGGTCGCGAGCAGCGACCCGAGCGGCCTGCTGGCCACCCCCGTCGAAACCATCCCCCGCGGCAGCGGTGACCTGGACCGAATCGCGCTGCTCGTGCTGGAGTACGAGGCACGCGAGGTGATCGTCGGCTACCCCGCCTCGCTGTCGGGGCAGGCGGGCCCCGCGGCCCGCGGCGCCCGCCAGTTCGCGCAGGCGCTCGCCGCGAAGCTCGCCCCGATTCCGGTCCGCCTCGTCGATGAGCGACTGACCACGGTCACCGCACAGGGCCAGCTGCGGTCGGGCGCCTCCTACGGCAAGCGCGGCGCCAAGGGCGGCAAGGCGCGCCGGTCGGTCATCGACCAGGCCGCCGCCACCGTACTGCTGCAGAGCGCGCTCGACATGGAACGGCAGACCGGGCGCCCCCCAGGGGAAGTGATCGGTGAGCCCGCATGA
- the alaS gene encoding alanine--tRNA ligase — translation METAEIARRFLTFFENNGHTVVPSASLVAEDPTLLLVNAGMVPFKPYFLGQRTAPYTRAASAQKCVRTVDIDEVGKTSRHASFFQMLGNFSFGDYFKAEVIPFAWKLLTDPVEQGGFGLDPERLWVTVFFDDDEAESIWRDKVGLPSERIQRRGMEDNFWSMGVPGPCGPCSEIYYDRGPAYGVEGGPVADENRYLEVWNLVFMQFERGAGESKTDFEILGDLPKKNIDTGMGLERMAAILQGVDNIYETDTLGTILKRAAELSGTKYGENENVDVSLRVVADHVRTATMLVADGVKPGNEKRGYVLRRILRRSIRNMRLLAGAAEDRHYMHDLTATAIRVMSELYPELRTNAEAIHSVIDAEEKNFSDTLRSGTALFNRAAERTKVGGHTQFSGADAFQLHDTYGFPIDLTLEMAAEQGLSVDEGTFRSLMQEQKDTAKRDAKSKKLGNADIGVYARLLDGSGATDFLGYTDHESESRVLGLIVDGQPVTVARAGDRVELVLDRTPFYAESGGQLADKGTVASDGRGLVDVDDVQKPVPGLFVHRGTVRSGELAVDDHVHAAIDGDRRASVSRSHSATHLIHSALRNALGTGTGQAGSENQPGRLRFDFTANKAMTPTELAEVEEEVNTVLSGDIQVRDFQTSLDEALAMGALAMFGEKYGDRVRVVEMSDYSRELCGGTHVPATGQLGIVKLLGESSVGSGVRRVEAAVGIDAFRRLSKESMLVSQLSDQLKTPREELPQRIDTMVARLRAAEKEIEKLRAAQVLQAAGGLAANAREVGAARVVTHRVDDGVTGDDLRKLVLDVRGRLGEDGPVVVAVAGVPKDRPVVVVAVNKAGQERGLAAGELVGVAARVLGGGGGGKPDVAQGGGTDASAVDTALRAVEQRISESV, via the coding sequence CGCCGCCAGCGCACAGAAGTGCGTGCGCACCGTTGACATCGACGAGGTGGGCAAGACCTCGCGGCACGCGTCCTTCTTCCAGATGCTGGGCAACTTCTCCTTCGGTGACTACTTCAAGGCCGAGGTCATCCCCTTCGCCTGGAAGCTGCTCACCGACCCCGTCGAGCAGGGCGGCTTCGGCCTCGACCCCGAGCGGCTGTGGGTCACCGTCTTCTTCGACGACGACGAGGCCGAGTCCATCTGGCGCGACAAGGTCGGCCTGCCCAGCGAGCGCATCCAGCGCCGCGGCATGGAGGACAACTTCTGGTCGATGGGCGTGCCCGGCCCCTGCGGCCCCTGCTCGGAGATCTACTACGACCGCGGCCCCGCCTACGGCGTCGAAGGCGGCCCGGTCGCCGACGAGAACCGCTACCTCGAGGTGTGGAACCTCGTCTTCATGCAGTTCGAGCGCGGTGCCGGTGAAAGCAAGACCGACTTCGAGATCCTCGGCGACCTGCCCAAGAAGAACATCGACACCGGCATGGGCCTGGAGCGCATGGCCGCCATCCTGCAGGGTGTCGACAACATCTACGAGACCGACACGCTGGGCACCATCCTCAAGCGCGCCGCGGAGCTCTCCGGCACCAAGTACGGCGAGAACGAGAATGTGGACGTCAGCCTGCGCGTCGTCGCCGACCACGTGCGCACCGCCACCATGCTCGTGGCCGACGGCGTCAAGCCCGGCAACGAGAAGCGCGGCTACGTGCTCCGCCGCATCCTGCGCCGCTCCATCCGCAACATGCGGCTGCTCGCCGGTGCGGCCGAGGACCGCCACTACATGCACGACCTCACCGCGACCGCCATCCGGGTGATGAGCGAGCTCTACCCCGAGCTGCGCACCAACGCCGAGGCGATCCACAGCGTGATCGACGCCGAGGAGAAGAACTTCTCCGACACGCTGCGCTCCGGCACGGCCCTGTTCAACCGCGCCGCGGAGCGCACCAAGGTCGGCGGGCACACCCAGTTCTCCGGCGCCGACGCCTTCCAGCTCCACGACACCTACGGCTTCCCCATCGACCTGACCCTGGAGATGGCCGCCGAGCAGGGGCTCAGCGTCGACGAGGGGACCTTCCGCTCGCTGATGCAGGAGCAGAAGGACACCGCCAAGCGCGACGCGAAGTCCAAGAAGCTCGGCAACGCCGACATCGGGGTCTACGCCCGGCTGCTCGACGGCTCCGGCGCGACCGACTTCCTCGGCTACACCGACCACGAGAGCGAGTCCCGCGTCCTGGGCCTGATCGTGGACGGCCAGCCCGTCACCGTGGCCCGCGCGGGCGACCGCGTCGAGCTGGTGCTCGACCGCACCCCGTTCTACGCCGAAAGCGGCGGCCAGCTCGCCGACAAGGGCACCGTCGCCAGCGACGGCCGCGGCCTCGTCGACGTCGACGACGTGCAGAAGCCCGTCCCCGGGCTGTTCGTGCACCGCGGCACCGTGCGCTCGGGCGAGCTCGCCGTGGACGACCACGTCCACGCCGCGATCGACGGCGACCGGCGCGCGTCCGTCTCCCGCTCGCACTCGGCCACCCACCTGATCCACTCGGCGCTGCGCAACGCCCTGGGCACCGGCACCGGCCAGGCCGGGTCGGAGAACCAGCCGGGACGGCTGCGCTTCGACTTCACCGCCAACAAGGCGATGACCCCGACCGAGCTCGCCGAGGTCGAAGAGGAGGTCAACACCGTCCTCTCCGGCGACATCCAGGTGCGCGACTTCCAGACCTCGCTGGACGAGGCGCTGGCCATGGGCGCCCTGGCCATGTTCGGCGAGAAGTACGGCGACCGGGTCCGCGTCGTGGAGATGAGCGACTACTCCCGCGAGCTGTGCGGCGGCACGCACGTCCCCGCCACCGGTCAGCTGGGCATCGTCAAGCTGCTCGGCGAGTCCTCGGTGGGGTCCGGAGTGCGCCGGGTCGAGGCCGCCGTCGGGATCGACGCCTTCCGCCGCCTGTCCAAGGAGTCGATGCTCGTCAGCCAGCTCTCCGACCAGCTCAAGACGCCGCGTGAGGAGCTGCCGCAGCGCATCGACACGATGGTCGCCCGCCTCCGCGCCGCTGAGAAGGAGATCGAGAAGCTGCGCGCGGCCCAGGTCCTGCAGGCCGCCGGCGGCCTGGCGGCCAACGCGCGCGAGGTCGGCGCGGCGCGCGTCGTGACGCACCGGGTCGACGACGGCGTGACAGGCGATGACCTGCGCAAGCTCGTCCTCGACGTGCGCGGGCGCCTCGGCGAGGACGGCCCGGTGGTCGTGGCCGTGGCGGGCGTCCCCAAGGACCGCCCGGTCGTCGTGGTCGCGGTGAACAAGGCCGGACAGGAGCGCGGCCTGGCGGCCGGTGAACTCGTCGGCGTCGCGGCCCGTGTTCTGGGTGGCGGTGGCGGCGGAAAGCCCGACGTCGCCCAGGGCGGCGGAACCGACGCCTCGGCCGTCGACACGGCCCTGCGCGCGGTGGAACAGAGGATTTCTGAGTCGGTGTGA
- the infC gene encoding translation initiation factor IF-3, with translation MTPDTSNTTKLGRGPISAEPRINDRIRVSEVRLVGPNGEQVGIVPVQDALRLAQEADLDLVEVAPTARPPVAKLMDYGKYKYESAVKARESRKNQSNTIIKEIKLRPKIDPHDYETKKGHVVRFLKGGDKVKVTIMFRGREQSRPELGRRLLARLAEDVQDLGAVESQPKQDGRNMVMVIGPHKRRSEHKAEARAAAGGGKGRQQAQREQVGQEG, from the coding sequence GTGACCCCCGACACGAGCAATACGACGAAGCTAGGGAGGGGTCCCATCAGCGCCGAGCCCCGCATTAATGACCGCATCCGGGTTTCCGAGGTCCGTCTCGTCGGGCCCAATGGCGAGCAGGTCGGAATCGTCCCGGTGCAGGACGCGCTGCGTCTTGCCCAGGAGGCCGACCTCGATCTTGTCGAGGTCGCTCCGACCGCCCGCCCGCCGGTCGCCAAGCTGATGGACTACGGCAAGTACAAGTACGAGTCCGCGGTCAAGGCGCGCGAGTCGCGCAAGAACCAGTCGAACACGATCATCAAGGAGATCAAGCTCCGTCCGAAGATCGACCCGCACGACTACGAGACCAAGAAGGGTCACGTGGTGCGGTTCCTCAAGGGCGGGGACAAGGTCAAGGTGACGATCATGTTCCGCGGTCGGGAGCAGTCCCGGCCCGAGCTGGGACGCCGACTGCTCGCCCGGCTGGCGGAGGACGTCCAGGACCTCGGCGCGGTCGAGTCGCAGCCGAAGCAGGACGGCCGCAACATGGTCATGGTGATCGGCCCGCACAAGCGCCGTTCGGAGCACAAGGCCGAGGCCCGCGCGGCCGCCGGTGGCGGCAAGGGCCGCCAGCAGGCGCAGCGGGAGCAGGTCGGCCAGGAGGGCTGA
- a CDS encoding shikimate dehydrogenase, translating to MRAAVLGSPIEHSLSPVLHSAAYTGLGLAGEWSYGRFECDEAGLPGFVAGCDATWAGLSLTMPLKKVALELADAADGLAVEVGGANTLVFREGRVHAYNTDVAGIMAALREAGIAEVRSATVLGGGATAASAVAALRGLGARAPGAITVLARDPARAAGVEEAAERMGLRIDARPLSEIEKHVDADLVVSTLPAGAADGLAPVVAAGRAPLFDVVYTPWPTELARAVAEGAPTDTGGPAAGRTVVGGFPMLLHQAAVQVELMTGVEQAPVEAMRAAGEAELRRRAASR from the coding sequence ATGCGCGCGGCCGTCCTGGGTTCCCCCATCGAGCATTCGCTCTCCCCGGTGCTGCACTCCGCCGCCTATACCGGGCTCGGCCTGGCGGGCGAGTGGAGCTACGGGCGCTTCGAGTGCGACGAGGCGGGACTGCCCGGATTCGTCGCCGGATGCGACGCCACCTGGGCGGGGTTGTCGCTCACGATGCCGCTGAAGAAGGTGGCGCTGGAGCTGGCGGACGCGGCCGACGGCCTCGCCGTCGAGGTCGGCGGGGCGAACACCCTCGTGTTCCGCGAGGGCCGCGTGCACGCCTACAACACCGATGTCGCCGGGATCATGGCGGCGCTGCGGGAGGCGGGGATCGCCGAGGTGCGCTCGGCCACCGTGCTCGGCGGCGGTGCCACGGCCGCCTCCGCCGTGGCCGCGCTGCGCGGACTGGGGGCCCGCGCACCGGGCGCCATCACCGTGCTGGCCCGTGACCCCGCCCGCGCGGCCGGGGTCGAGGAGGCCGCGGAGCGGATGGGGCTGCGGATCGATGCGCGGCCGCTGAGCGAGATCGAGAAGCACGTCGATGCCGACCTCGTCGTCTCCACGCTCCCGGCGGGGGCGGCCGATGGCCTGGCCCCGGTCGTCGCGGCGGGGCGCGCCCCCCTGTTCGATGTCGTCTACACCCCCTGGCCGACCGAACTCGCGCGGGCGGTGGCCGAGGGCGCGCCAACGGACACCGGGGGGCCGGCCGCCGGGAGGACCGTGGTCGGCGGGTTCCCGATGCTGCTGCACCAGGCCGCCGTCCAGGTCGAGCTCATGACCGGGGTGGAGCAGGCCCCGGTCGAGGCCATGCGCGCGGCGGGCGAGGCGGAACTTCGCCGTCGGGCCGCCTCCCGGTAG
- the mltG gene encoding endolytic transglycosylase MltG: MADDAASGHPGRRADTDPAPRGRRARGEETAGRRSYAAVPNDDEGWLEQVRSDADDDMEPVAPRVLDFDAVPVRRKSGRGKKRNADTDTDTVPEDRKGAAKRRRGRKPAPDDDEPEQDRPRRSRRAAPEDDERPSRRRRRRAAPQEDEDPANPTYSTGGFEAVGADEAPESSAPAARVDSADRADDADLAAEGSLDNDAPDLPDDDEDSRPRRRGRRARAGRASRGSGRGRGGPKKKTALLAALALVVVLGGGGAWGARTYVFPPDYSGKGKGEVEIVIAEGEHGSQVAQSLADAGVVASPRAFLNALNDDQANKLSPGTYQLRSEMSGEAAVALLLNPESRVGERVTFKEGMRGQEVLDLLAKETDLSKDDLEAAYADTDALGLPSYAKKGPEGYLFPDTYTISPSDTAPKVLKRMVDRYKAVAEEDPKVDIEANAKKAGRTPNEIMAIASIVQAETGSVADMPKISRVVYNRLDENMELGMDSTCFYVLDLHGIALTNAQVAECKQKDSDYATYGRKGLPAGPFVAPGKDAIKAALQPAKGDWLYFVATDPENGVTEFADTYAEFERLKQKFNESQRNN, from the coding sequence GTGGCCGACGACGCGGCATCCGGCCACCCCGGTCGCCGCGCGGACACCGACCCCGCTCCGCGCGGTCGGCGCGCACGCGGCGAGGAGACCGCGGGGCGGCGCAGCTATGCCGCCGTGCCCAACGACGACGAGGGGTGGCTGGAGCAGGTTCGCTCCGACGCGGACGACGACATGGAACCCGTCGCGCCCCGCGTCCTCGACTTCGACGCCGTTCCCGTGCGCCGCAAGAGCGGTCGCGGGAAGAAACGAAACGCCGACACTGACACTGACACCGTGCCTGAGGACCGGAAGGGCGCGGCCAAGAGGCGCCGGGGCCGGAAACCGGCACCGGACGACGACGAGCCGGAGCAGGACCGCCCGCGCCGCTCGCGGCGCGCCGCACCGGAGGACGACGAACGGCCCTCCCGACGCCGTCGGCGCCGCGCCGCGCCGCAGGAAGACGAGGACCCGGCCAACCCCACCTACTCCACCGGCGGCTTCGAGGCGGTCGGCGCTGACGAGGCGCCGGAGTCGTCCGCGCCCGCTGCGCGGGTCGATTCGGCTGACCGAGCCGACGACGCGGATCTCGCCGCCGAGGGAAGCCTGGACAACGACGCACCCGACCTGCCGGACGACGACGAGGACTCCCGACCCCGCAGGCGCGGTCGGCGTGCCCGTGCGGGGCGCGCCTCCCGCGGTTCGGGCCGGGGCCGCGGCGGCCCGAAGAAGAAGACCGCGCTGCTGGCGGCGCTGGCTCTCGTGGTCGTGCTCGGGGGCGGTGGTGCCTGGGGCGCCCGCACGTACGTGTTCCCGCCCGACTACAGCGGCAAGGGCAAGGGCGAGGTCGAGATCGTCATCGCCGAGGGCGAGCACGGATCGCAGGTGGCGCAGTCCCTGGCGGACGCCGGTGTCGTAGCCAGCCCGCGCGCGTTCCTCAACGCACTCAACGACGACCAGGCCAACAAGTTGTCGCCGGGCACCTACCAGCTCCGCTCGGAGATGAGCGGAGAGGCGGCGGTCGCGCTGCTCCTGAACCCCGAGTCCCGCGTCGGCGAGCGCGTCACCTTCAAGGAGGGGATGCGGGGCCAGGAGGTCCTGGACCTTCTCGCGAAGGAGACCGACCTGTCCAAGGACGACCTGGAGGCCGCCTACGCGGACACCGACGCCCTGGGCCTCCCCTCGTACGCCAAGAAGGGGCCGGAGGGCTACCTCTTCCCCGACACCTACACGATCTCGCCCAGCGACACCGCGCCCAAGGTGCTCAAGCGCATGGTCGACCGGTACAAGGCGGTGGCGGAGGAGGATCCCAAGGTCGATATCGAGGCGAACGCGAAGAAGGCGGGCCGCACACCGAACGAGATCATGGCCATCGCCTCGATCGTCCAGGCCGAGACCGGGTCCGTCGCGGACATGCCCAAAATCTCCCGGGTCGTCTACAACCGGCTCGACGAGAACATGGAGCTGGGCATGGACAGCACCTGCTTCTACGTGCTCGACCTGCACGGCATCGCCCTGACCAACGCGCAGGTGGCCGAGTGCAAGCAGAAGGACAGCGACTACGCCACCTACGGGCGCAAGGGCCTGCCAGCTGGTCCGTTCGTCGCGCCGGGCAAGGACGCCATCAAGGCGGCGCTGCAACCGGCCAAGGGCGACTGGCTGTACTTCGTGGCCACCGACCCGGAGAACGGCGTCACCGAGTTCGCCGACACCTACGCGGAGTTCGAGCGGCTCAAGCAGAAGTTCAACGAGAGCCAGAGGAACAACTGA
- a CDS encoding TrmH family RNA methyltransferase, with the protein MASHEFTSIRSPRIKGARRLAKRAFRQRERRFLAEGPQAVREALAAPGGVQELFATADAVQRHSELIDAAYAAGVPVHRVSLEVMSELAQTVTPQGVIAVCDFVDVPLADVGDIRLAVVLSHVRDPGNAGTVLRTADAAGADVVIFTDASVDPYNGKCVRASAGSLFHLPVVVGMPTADAIDHLRSLGAGVFAADGTGPRDLHAAADAGAFDERVAWVFGNEAWGLPAETVALTDTAVSVPIFGSAESLNLATAAAVCLYTTAREQRSAAARASASPSR; encoded by the coding sequence ATGGCGAGCCACGAGTTCACGAGTATCCGGTCACCCCGAATCAAGGGGGCTCGTCGGCTCGCCAAACGTGCCTTCCGGCAGCGTGAGCGGCGGTTCCTGGCCGAAGGGCCGCAGGCCGTGCGCGAGGCGCTGGCCGCGCCCGGCGGGGTCCAGGAGCTGTTCGCGACCGCCGACGCCGTCCAGCGCCACAGCGAGCTCATCGACGCCGCCTACGCCGCCGGCGTCCCGGTGCACCGGGTGAGCCTGGAGGTCATGTCGGAGCTCGCGCAGACGGTGACCCCGCAAGGGGTCATCGCCGTCTGCGATTTCGTGGACGTCCCCCTTGCCGACGTCGGCGATATCCGGCTCGCGGTCGTCCTGTCGCACGTGCGCGACCCCGGCAACGCCGGGACGGTGCTGCGCACGGCTGACGCGGCCGGCGCCGACGTCGTGATCTTCACCGACGCGTCGGTCGACCCCTACAACGGCAAGTGCGTGCGCGCGTCGGCCGGCAGCCTCTTCCACCTCCCCGTGGTCGTGGGTATGCCCACCGCCGACGCCATCGACCACCTGCGCTCCCTGGGTGCCGGCGTGTTCGCCGCTGACGGCACCGGCCCGCGGGACCTGCACGCCGCCGCCGACGCCGGAGCCTTCGACGAGCGCGTCGCCTGGGTCTTCGGCAACGAGGCCTGGGGGCTGCCCGCGGAGACGGTCGCCCTGACCGACACCGCCGTCAGCGTGCCCATCTTCGGGTCGGCCGAGAGCCTGAACCTGGCGACCGCCGCCGCGGTCTGTCTGTACACCACGGCGCGTGAGCAGCGCTCCGCCGCCGCCCGCGCCTCCGCCTCGCCCTCTCGTTGA
- the rplT gene encoding 50S ribosomal protein L20 — protein sequence MARVKRALNAKKKRRVVLERASGYRGQRSRLYRKAKEQMLHSMTYSYRDRKDRKGQFRKLWIQRINAGARANGLTYNRFMQGLKASGIEVDRRMLAELAVNDEAAFAALVETAKKAIPAPSSTTAA from the coding sequence GTGGCACGCGTGAAGCGGGCTCTCAACGCCAAGAAGAAGCGCCGGGTCGTCCTCGAGCGCGCCAGCGGTTACCGCGGTCAGCGGTCGCGCCTTTACCGCAAGGCCAAGGAGCAGATGCTCCACTCGATGACCTACTCCTACCGGGACCGCAAGGACCGCAAGGGCCAGTTCCGCAAGCTCTGGATCCAGCGGATCAACGCCGGTGCCCGGGCCAACGGCCTGACCTACAACCGGTTCATGCAGGGCCTGAAGGCCTCCGGCATCGAGGTCGACCGGCGCATGCTCGCCGAGCTGGCCGTCAACGACGAGGCGGCCTTCGCCGCCCTGGTCGAGACCGCCAAGAAGGCCATCCCGGCCCCCTCCTCCACGACCGCGGCCTAG
- the rpmI gene encoding 50S ribosomal protein L35, whose protein sequence is MPKNKSHSGASKRFRVTGSGKIMRRRANKNHLLEHKPTKRTRRLTGDVALAKADTKMIKKLLG, encoded by the coding sequence ATGCCGAAGAACAAATCGCACAGCGGAGCCAGCAAGCGCTTCAGGGTGACCGGCTCCGGCAAGATCATGCGCCGCCGTGCCAACAAGAACCACCTGCTTGAGCACAAGCCGACCAAGCGCACCCGCCGCCTGACCGGCGACGTCGCGCTGGCCAAGGCCGACACCAAGATGATCAAGAAGCTGCTCGGCTAA
- a CDS encoding sensor histidine kinase, with product MRALGRPVVDGDHSTDRRHAGPHGAHGAADPLLSAEDLPDGLIVADATGRVATFNHMAARLSGVSATAALGRDFRDVLPLHDGEGRDWWKCTDPYGGLGIRNRQPERLLFLDDGREILMAARYVRDRPLGDLVRLVVTLRSAAHRSRDERRSADLISTVAHELRSPLTSVKGFTATVLTKWDRLTEKQKIFMLETVNADADRVTRLITELLSVSRIESGRLELRRHVVDLPDRARKVVAGRVAAGDPEDRFRVKVQGPLPEMWLDADKVEQIMSNLVENAVRHGAGTVTIVIEPYEGGAAVSVRDEGKGIPSEAASRVFRRFWRSRRRGGTGLGLFIVKGLIEAHGGAITVGRAPSGGAEFRFTMPAGTPEFA from the coding sequence ATGAGGGCATTGGGGAGGCCGGTCGTGGATGGCGACCATTCGACGGACCGTCGTCACGCGGGACCTCACGGCGCGCATGGAGCGGCTGACCCCCTGCTGTCGGCCGAGGACCTCCCCGACGGCCTGATCGTCGCCGACGCCACCGGCCGCGTCGCGACGTTCAACCACATGGCCGCCCGCCTCTCCGGGGTGTCCGCGACCGCGGCACTGGGCCGCGACTTCCGCGACGTGCTGCCGCTGCACGACGGTGAGGGCCGCGACTGGTGGAAGTGCACCGACCCCTACGGGGGCCTAGGGATCCGCAACCGGCAGCCCGAGCGGCTGCTCTTCCTCGACGACGGCCGCGAGATCCTCATGGCCGCGCGCTACGTCCGCGACCGTCCCCTCGGCGACCTGGTCCGGCTGGTCGTCACCCTGCGGTCCGCCGCCCACCGCAGTCGCGACGAGCGGCGCAGCGCCGACCTCATCTCCACGGTCGCCCACGAGCTGCGCTCCCCGCTCACCAGCGTCAAGGGCTTCACCGCGACCGTGCTCACCAAATGGGACCGGCTCACCGAGAAGCAGAAGATCTTCATGCTGGAGACGGTCAACGCCGACGCTGACCGCGTCACCCGGCTCATCACCGAGCTGCTCAGCGTCTCCCGGATCGAGTCCGGCCGCCTGGAGCTGCGACGTCACGTCGTCGACCTGCCCGATCGCGCCCGCAAGGTGGTCGCCGGGCGCGTCGCCGCCGGGGATCCCGAGGACCGCTTCCGAGTGAAGGTTCAGGGGCCGCTACCGGAGATGTGGCTCGACGCCGACAAGGTCGAACAGATCATGTCCAACCTCGTGGAAAACGCGGTGCGGCACGGCGCTGGTACTGTCACCATAGTGATCGAGCCGTATGAGGGAGGAGCAGCGGTGTCGGTGCGCGACGAAGGCAAGGGCATACCGTCCGAGGCCGCTTCGCGCGTATTCCGCCGCTTCTGGCGCAGCAGGCGCCGGGGCGGCACCGGCTTGGGGCTGTTCATCGTCAAGGGCCTGATCGAGGCGCACGGCGGCGCGATCACGGTGGGCCGCGCACCCAGCGGCGGGGCGGAGTTCCGATTTACCATGCCCGCCGGTACGCCCGAGTTCGCCTAA
- the pheS gene encoding phenylalanine--tRNA ligase subunit alpha — protein sequence MSAPNSSYDPVEVTPLHPDEVARMRDEALAAIAAADSLDALKEARIAHAGDRSPLALANREIGALPPAARADAGKRVGGARREVSEALKARQATLEEERDARVLVEETVDVTLPWNRVPRGARHPLTTVAERMADIFVGMGFEVAEGPEVEAEWFNFDALNFLPDHPARTMQDTFFVESASGAESGLVLRTHTSPVQVRALLERELPLYVVAPGKTFRTDELDATHTPVFHQLEGLVVDEGITMAHLRGAIDAFVAGMFGEGLRTRFRASYFPFTEPSAEVDMECFVCRGASVGNPDAPCRTCSSEGWIEIGGCGVVNPRVLVAAGVDTDRYSGWAFGLGVERTLMFAHGVKDMHDMVEGDVRFTSAFGMEI from the coding sequence ATGTCTGCACCCAATAGTTCCTATGACCCGGTCGAGGTGACCCCCTTGCATCCGGACGAGGTCGCCCGGATGCGCGACGAAGCTCTGGCCGCGATCGCCGCGGCCGACTCGCTCGACGCGCTCAAGGAGGCACGCATCGCCCACGCCGGCGACCGCTCGCCCCTCGCGCTGGCCAACCGCGAGATCGGCGCGCTGCCCCCGGCGGCCCGCGCCGATGCGGGCAAGCGCGTCGGCGGCGCACGGCGCGAGGTCTCCGAGGCCCTCAAGGCCCGCCAGGCCACCCTGGAGGAGGAGCGCGACGCCCGCGTCCTCGTCGAGGAGACCGTCGACGTCACCCTGCCGTGGAACCGCGTCCCCCGCGGCGCCCGGCACCCGCTGACCACCGTCGCCGAGCGCATGGCCGACATCTTCGTCGGCATGGGCTTCGAGGTGGCCGAGGGCCCCGAGGTCGAGGCGGAGTGGTTCAACTTCGACGCGCTCAACTTCCTGCCCGACCACCCGGCCCGCACCATGCAGGACACGTTCTTCGTGGAGTCCGCCTCCGGTGCGGAGTCGGGGCTGGTGCTGCGCACGCACACCTCGCCGGTCCAGGTCCGCGCGCTGCTCGAACGCGAGCTCCCGCTCTATGTCGTCGCCCCCGGCAAGACCTTCCGCACCGACGAGCTGGACGCCACCCACACCCCCGTCTTCCACCAGCTCGAAGGCCTCGTGGTCGACGAGGGCATCACCATGGCCCACCTGCGCGGCGCCATCGACGCCTTCGTCGCGGGCATGTTCGGCGAGGGCCTGCGCACCCGCTTCCGCGCGTCCTACTTCCCCTTCACCGAGCCGTCGGCCGAGGTCGACATGGAGTGCTTCGTGTGCCGCGGCGCCTCCGTGGGCAACCCCGACGCCCCCTGCCGCACCTGCAGCTCCGAGGGCTGGATCGAGATCGGCGGCTGCGGCGTGGTGAACCCGCGGGTGCTCGTCGCCGCGGGGGTCGACACCGACCGCTACAGCGGTTGGGCGTTCGGCCTGGGCGTGGAGCGGACCCTGATGTTCGCCCACGGGGTGAAGGACATGCACGACATGGTCGAGGGTGACGTTCGGTTCACCTCGGCCTTCGGGATGGAGATCTGA